GAGATCAGTTCGTCAGTTTCAATGTGTTCCCAAGTGAGGGTTTTGCCTTGGTCGTCAGTGCCTTCACGACCGCGGATGTGAACCAGCAACGATCCGTCGACCTGCCGAGTTGTACTGTGATTCTGTGTGTGATGCTTTTCTGTCGTGGTTTGGAGCCATGTTTCAATTTCCTTGGCTTTGTATTCTTCCTTGATGGAAATGTAGTGCTGGGATAGCTGGGTCAAGGTGGATGTCACTATGGTGCTTGTGGCTCCGTAATGGATCTTGTAACATTCCACAAGCAGCTCGAGCATCTGAACACGCTTGATCATGACGTCCGTTTTAGACTCGACGACCTGGTCTGCAGTGGTTTCCAAGTAGAACTTGGTCATCTGCATTGTGATGAGGTGGCTTTCGGACAGCACATCTTTACTGATCACCGCCGCATCATAAAAAATTTGACTAACCTGGGCAGGCAAGCTATCATGAATACGTCGATAGAATAGGGCCTGGCACAGGATGGCTTGCAGGGTGGTGGGGTGATTGGTAGTCAGGATCTGGCGATAGAGACGCGTCTGGGTCTCGTGCAGTGACTTCAGCGCTGGGGTTGACTTGCCCTCCCATACAGTCATCTCCAACAATGGCACTGTGGGAGATGTCGGTATCACTGATCTCAATTCATTTCCAGCTGTGGCAATTTCCTTGTCTGTGGTGCAACCATACGCCAGACTGGCGTGGTTCACCCAGTACCGAAGGGCGAAGTCCAGAAGAGGGTGCTTGTCCAGATAGGTCTGAgcaaccttctcatccaggGGACTCAAGGACGGGTCATGACTCTCATTCACGGCTTGCTTGGTGTAGAGCAGAAGCCTCTGCGTCAAATCGCTGTTGCGGTTCTTGATGGCCGGAAGGAACTTCTCCCTGGCAAAGATGTCCAAAATGGCAGAGCGGATCTGTCCATGTCTGAGGAAGACCATGTTATTCTGGATAAACACCAGCGACGCAACAGGCTTAAGGGTATGCTGGATATCAATCTCTCGCTCGGTATACGAGGCCTTGTTCAATTCAATCGACACCAGGGATGTTAATTCGCTCTTGCTGAGTGGGCGAACCGCAGTTGCGAGCCATGTTaagatcttcttcccatcatcattcaaCTTCGAATGCAGAGACTGGGAGACCATATCGGTAACACTGTATCCCGCGTTGGCTATGCTTTGGATAGACCTCGTCAGAGAATTTGCGTTTGTTGGATGCTCATCCCGAACACGCTTTGCAGCAAGCTTGGCCCACAGGAAGGAGCCCTGTGATGCCTCTGCGATTCGGGTCACATTGAGCTCTTGATCATCTTCGGACATATAGTTGAAAGCGTGACTCTGTTGCAGTATTTTACGTGCCACGGCGGCAATATCATCGAAGACCAGCTCTGGAGTGACGTTCACCGTAGTTTGAGATGGGAATTGACTCGGCTTCTGGGAGCCGAAGACAATTAGTTTTACGTTACCGGCGTTCTGAACAGCCTCCTGGAGCTTTCTTAGCAAAGGTGTCTCGCCGCAACTAGCCTCGTCAACACCATCGACGACCAGAACAAGTTCTTTGGCATTCTTGAGACTGGCATTGAGGGAATTGCCCAAGGCGTTCCAGAGGATATTGTCGTacgcatcttcatcaacagTTCTCTGGCTCCGCTCATAAGCATCAGCTAAGATCTGGTACAACCTCACATTGCCGATGCGTTTGCCGAACAGCTGGGACAGGATCGTCTTCGCAATAGCCCGCGGTGTAGTATTCGCAGCCACCCTGCCATCTATATGGTATATTAGACACGCTCAATACCATGAGCTAGGTGTACTCACTAATTGGCGCAAAGATCGGCTTGTAGGTAACTCCTCCGACCGGATGCTGTAAATGGTCGTTGATGACCGTTGACAGGATTGATTTACCAGATCCCGGCTTTCCTACAAAGGAAAGGACTTGCTGGTTGCTTTTGAGAAATCTGGTCAAGTACTGAGACACCCAGAGACAGGTTGATTCTTCGCGCTCCTGAGCAAACTGAGCAGTGTTCTCGGTGATATTTGTGAGAGCTGGATCCTCTGGCTCAAGCCAGCTTCTGATAGTCTTTATCTCGGTCACTGCAGTGATTACCGTCAGTAATCCAATCTCACCAATAGATACCGAGGGTTTTCACAGACCTTTATCACCGTTCATACCCTCGCGGACAAGTTGGTGTCTCCACATCAGGTCAGAGACGGTCTCGCAGCGACTGTGAAAGCTGCTGAGCGACTCGGAAAATTGATGGTAGATGTCAATTTCCACCGTCTGAGAGTTCTGCAAGGCGCGGTTGAAGTGGCTCGCAACGCCAGCAACCAGAGTAACAAGGTCAGCCAATGCCAGAATCAGCTGGTCCTTGATATCTTTGGACACGTCGAAGAGCTCCGTTCGGTCCAATAAGTTGCCGAGTCCAGTCGAGCAGCGGTAAAAGAACCCGAAGAGGTCCTGAAGGGCGGACGCATTTTGCTCTCCGAGCTAAAAACTGTTATCAACCATCCGTTCTATATTTGTGATGATAGAATGTAAAAGACCTGACACATACCTCCAGTAAATTAGCACAGTACACGTAAGCCAGCTGAGCCGCTGTGTGGCTGTCGCCAGCGAAGTGTCCAATGGCTGAATCGAAGGAATGCAGACGTCCCACGAACAAAACAGCCCAGACCAAGGCCTTGTCGTAGCTGCTTCCCTCGGGGGGTAGCTTCCCCATACGTTCAGCTCGGATCCAGTTCAGCAATGTCTCATAGTCGGCATCGTTGATTTTGGATGCTATCATTGCATCGCTGCTCCGTCGGGTGAGTGTGTTAACCACATCAGCTAGTGCAGTGTTACCACTGCTGCTGACTCTTCTCGACACATGTCTGGAACTTCCAGATTGAAAGCTACTGTTAGAATAACTCTCTTGCTCGAGAATATTTGAGGCCTGACGCCTGCCGAAGATAGAGCCCGCAGACAGGGGTGACCCAAAGGTGTAGTGCACGTTAGGTTGGAAGGAGGTGGCCATTTTGGGGATGCTTCGATTGGATGATTAATGAAACGGGGTCAacaaaaatattaagtattaaATGATAAAAGGCTAACAACAGTATGAGCTGAACGTCATCTGAAGGTTAGAAAGTCTCTTGAGTGATGAACATTCAGACAAATGTTGGTTTAACCTCAGTTGGTTGTCAcacaataataattaggCTTGTATTTTTCAACGCAAACTTGAATTATGATTCTCACACAATCAGAGTACATCGTGCtcatttttatatcttccaTAGCCTCATCTTCACGGGGTCTCCGTCCCTCTCACCCAATGCAAGACGTCAACATGAGGTAGACCAGAACTCAAAGGTAGCTAGCTACCCCAGCTTGGAGTAGCAAAGATCCAACATGACCAGTTAGATGTACGATGGAAGCTTAAGTTCCCCACTCCAGGTCCCGATCTACGATGGGCCGGCTGGGGAAGCTCTGCTCCGCGGACTCATCCGATCGTATATTGGTTGGCATAGCTGTTGTGTAACGACATGACTGCTGTCAAGCCATGGGTCAATAGCGGCCAAGCCGAAGCTGGGACGGACATGCAACAATGATTGGTAAGTTGATCAACGAAGGTAAGCTTTCAATTGGGGTTGCTCCTAGTAAACAGGCTTTGAAAAAGTGGAACAATGGCGATCCGACCGATCGCTGTGATGGCCGGAAACGATCAGCAGAGATGGATTTGTCGGAAGTGGGTATCCGAGGAGACCTAGCTGGAATGTTATAAGTAAAGGTGCAACGACAGGCCTTTCGGGGTGCCCGACAGGGAGCAATGTAACAGCGTTGGAATTGGCTGGTATGGTTTCTGATATGCTACACTACTGCTCCTAATCGAATCCGGTCGACCACCGTTCATTATGGCAGTTTTCTCATAACCCTCTTCCTTCGGCAGCAACAGCGCCAAAGTCTAAAGATTATGCAAGCCCTTCGCCTCGCACAAGCCACAAGAGCAAGAGGATGAGTAAAACTCTTCTTGGCCCATTTTCCATTGTATTCGATACATCATAGGGCATTATTGTTATTCATCGGACAACGTCACCCCAACAGATCGGAGAATTCCGTCGAATCGGGGCTGCGCGGCAGTCCGACCAAGATTACGGTTCAGTGGGGCATCACCGCATGCGGCGCCCTCTCGTCCCACTGGAACCCTCCATGACAATGAGACTTGACACTTGTGGTTCTTGAACTTAAGCTTCCGTTGTGCGCCAAAGTAGCCTTTGCATGACCGGCCTAACTTTGATTTTGCTCGGCGTGAATCCTCGACGCGACCTTATTGCACACGGCAGCTGGCTACCAGTGAAGATCTGAGTGGGTCAGAGCCTTCGTGCCTAGTGCcatctatctagtatctagCTGTAAGTGACCTGGATGACTTACTCTTCAGTCCGTGATGGGCTAGAATACCATGTGGGAAAGCTAATCGAAGAGTCACGAGGCCGCTGAGCTAGAATCGATCGACCCAGTCACTTGTAGTGGTAGCATTCATGATCGGGCACCCCGTCGGAGTAGAGCCGTGGTGCTTCAGTAAGCTAGATGCCTACCGATACTGTTGTTCAAATGGTTGATTTCCTGTTTCGCGTAGCAGACGTCTAGGATGGCCTCAATCGGTGGCGATTGCCTcgtgagtagtagtagttcttttCAAGTcgctgatatatatttagccCAGTACCGTGCGATATTTGAAAGTCAGCGCGTAACTTGTCAGAATACTGCTACAACTAAAACGTACTGGACCATGGTAGTAGAGCTTGTCGAAACTAGAGTGAAAATgctatatatactaccttCTATTATACTTGACGATTGATGCTCTCTCCAGAGACAAACAGTactcatcctctccactgTGAGGATCGCTGACTAATCACGCATGACTTAACTAACTATCCCGGCCTAATCGGGTAAAAGTGAATTTTTCGGTCGCAATACAGCACGTAACcataattttataaacaaTTTTTACAATCTAATTTGATTTCCCACCTATTGGTATGCAAAGCGAATGCTTTTATTTTCAGTCGGGACATATCGGCAACTGAGATTGTTTTGAACGTCCAGGTTAGGGCGTAGATGATCAGAATGCTCTAGGAGCTTTGAGTACTACAGCCCAGAAAAGCCTCTTTGACATCAGGATTAAAGACGGCAGGAACAATGCGGGATGTTCTGATTAAAGGGATGAAGGTTAATAGTATTGTTCAGCCACCAAATGTATAAATGTCACCAATCTTTGCAATACTACGACTAGTAAATAGAAGATTAGAATCAATAGAACTTTTTGGCCTTGGTCAAAAAGTTGACGATATCTTCGTCAGTAGTAGACTGTAGCTTGGCGCATTCCATCCGTACACCCTGTGGATGATGCCGGTGGGTTGGCGTCAGAGGGAGAGGCATGTTTGCGTAGTGGTAGAAGTTGCGGTGGCCGATTGAAGTTGGAGATTGACTCCCTATCTGCGGGGTTGCCCttatccattcattccttccaACTTGACTCCACCGTTTTTCCACTTTCGGTAAAAGATACGctcatcctcccaccagGATAAAGGATAAGACCAGCAGGTCGAGTCGAAAATAAGCTCACCCATGTTCGTAATCTCATTTCCTTTTTCAGTTCTGCCCGCCGTTGACACCCGCATATCTATCCTGCCCcgacaatcaatcaaaatgACCAGAACATGGGTTGTCGTGGGTGCATCAAGAGGTATCGGCCTGGAGTTTGTTCGGCAGCTAGCAAGCTCTGGAGAACGGGTTATCGCCGCAGTACGCAGCCTATCAAGTGCTGAACAGCTCTTCGGATTGCTTTCCCAATACACTCGGAATGGTGCTCCACTAATCACCGTAGAGGAATGCGACGTTACCAAGCCTGATAGTATCGATGTGAGTTGAACGTTAAGACATATCCACTGGTGATAAGGGCGGAAGATGACACATGGAACTAGGACTTTTCTCACAATGTCGAAAAGGCTGTGCGAGATGGGGGGCTACGATTAACGAATGTCATTTTGAATGCTGGTATCAACCAGTATCCGAATCGTGCTACAGAGATGTACGCCTATCGCCCATAAGATCCGGATATAGCCTTGACTCACATAGGCTGTTATAAACTAGCTCTTTCCAGTCCTTTACCCACCACTTGCAAACCAACACAATTGGTCCGGTAATTGTCGCCCAAAGGATGCTTTCCATCGACCCGACCACACCGCTAGAGAAAATCATATTTATTTCCTCTGACTCCGGTTCAGCGAGCCAATTCCGAAGCCACGAAGACGGATTTGCCGTATATGCGGCGACTAAAGCAGCCCTCAATCAATCATTGAGGCACATGGCGGCGGAAATTTCGCGGAAGGGTGGCCGGACGTGTGTCCTGGCGCTGCATCCGGGCGAGGTGGAAACGTGAGTACCCTTGTTATAGGCCATTGATTTTCAACTGCCCTGGTTGCTGGTTGTGTTTGCCTGATGTGAAATCTGTTGCACTAATATGTTGCGGCAGTGATATGGCGAATGTGGAGTTGGATTGGGTAGTGGAAGGTGTGATCCAGCCGAGAGAGAGCGTGGAGGGGATGCTGAGAGTTGTTGAGGAGAGAGGTGAAGGGGACAACGGGACATTTTGGTgttgggatgggagggtgagTATAAGCGCAATCATTCGTCTAGACCAGGGCCTTTCTAATACTAAACAGAGTCATCCATGGTGATAGCTTGAAGATGGAATGTGATTTGCGTTGGTGATTTCCTCAAACGAGTTTTCCCGTAGCAATGTCAGGAAGTATAGATCATATGCCCGTGCATTTAGAGTAGTTTTACATGCCAGGCTAATTAACATTTTAATTTGCATAGAGAAGGTAGGAAGTCCTGATAAGTATCGTAGTTAGTGTCTCCCTGTTCTATGTGCTCTGAGGTTGATAGCATTTTTTAGATTGTTTCCAACGATGTAGCAGTAGACAAGGGTGAGAAGGCGAACATCTGATCGGAGAACGATCGGAAATTAGCATGAAGTCTAGGTTGTCGCTGGCAGGTCTTCCGCTATAGCTGCTTAGTCCTAGCTAGTGTACGTGTCAAGTCTGCCTTCCCTACTTATCGAGAGTAGGCTTCGTGTTCGATATATCacttttaattataatattttgcATTacatatagtaatataaagagAAGAcaagtacatacgaccacagggtgtggaaaacagggcttcccgtccgctcagccgtacttaagccacacgccgggaggttagtagttgggtgggtgaccaccagcgaatcccttctgttgtatgtttatgtctctttctttttttgattTTCATAACTTTTCTAGTCAGGCTGTTTCGTTCGCAtgctttccttcttgcccAGAAATTCGAAGGGTCGAACGTCTGAAGTAGGCCCGCCCGCTTCATTTTTCCGTGGCCCTATATTCTTGCACTCTTCGAATCAACGAACGTCAATATTACACCTACTTTCTGCTGCCATTTAGTAGCGATGATAGGTCCTATCAAGCATGTCgtggtgatgatgcttcCACGTTAGTGTTTAGTAAAATCCAGCCCTCTCGCTGCTTTTGGGTCTGTCCCGCCAAAGTCCTCCACTTCGTGTAACCCACTGACCGGCGAAATCCGATGCCCATCATGAAGACACAATCTGTAGCATTCCATGGGCCTGAGGCCTACCGCCCCGGTTTATCAACATGCCATTTCGTGGCATCATATCGCAATAGCCATGTTCGGCATCTCCGAGTCGGTCCTGCGATGCTGGTCAGTGAGTTTCCGGAGATATCACCATTTGCCCCACCCAATGGATGCATCTAGATGCTACCTACCAACATACTGAACAACTCACAATAATACCCGTACCAGACCTTTTACATTCCAATGGCGATCATCGTTGATGCAACAACATACTTCTCAAGAGTAGTAGTCCATCCTAGCATGTGTCTTTCGATGCGGCTAGTCTAGGCCAGATCCTCATCGGAGATTTTGTGTGAACGCGCAGACAGTTCCGTATGACTGGCTAGTTACCCTTACATGTGAGGCCACCAAAACACGTCCTTATTGTGCGGCGCGAGCATTATGTGTAGAGCGCGGCCCATATTCAAATCACGCCAATGCCCCCTGCTTTACTGGTACAGGGAAATCCTGTGGGATAGAGATTTCCCTGTACTATGCGCGGCAGGAATTGCAGGAGGTGCATAGAGAATGGAGAATATGGACAGCGCGTAAATTCAACAAGGGGAAGAGACTAGTTGTGCCAGCGGCCGAGTTGGAACAGTTGGATCTTGAAACAGAGACCCCAATATGGTCTTGCTTCTACCGTGCAGGTGAGTGATAAGATTATTTCCTGCCTCTGAGAAACACCTCTTATAACTTCCAGTCAACTTCCAGTCCTAGACGATCCGTTAACGAGCCGCTTGTCAATTTCTGGAATATCTCCATGCCTCATGATTAATCACCGGAAGGACATGCACCGGGTGATAGTCGATCCAGACAAGGCAGTCATCTTTCCTGGGGCGAGCTTGGCCCGTCAAAGGAAAGTTGCCGGTTTTCATATAGCAAACGTTTTTGAAGAAGACTGAAATTAGAGAAATGGCGCGCTTATTGGATATGCAATGCACTCACACTGCTGGCTATTGATTGACACTTTCCTGGGACACGAAGTTTTGAAGCAGGACCTCCGTGCATTCGTACGCGCTATCAAGATATACTAGAGAGCTGATCAACCTTTTGGATGCCGGACCTGATTCATGACACCCAGGAATATCCATGCTACGATCATgcggcttttttttttttggatCAAACAAAAATCTCTGAACCTGAAGGAGGAAATTCCGACCGTACACATGTGTCAGGTCCATTCATGATCCCTGACATCCGAAGACTGATTCCAGAGGCTACACAAGTACATGAGAAAAACCGCCGACAGAATGTGCCATTGAATTCTATTGTTGCTCATATACCTCTCGAAATCAGAATTATTATTGTCGATATGATCTACCAGAGCCCTCCAACCTGTTACGGACGCGTACATGACACTCCCAACATACTAGAGGCCTTTCAATGGAGAATGCCCATCTCATACTGGCAGAAGCTTTGCAACCCAACACTTATATTCGAGGTGCAAGACATAATCGAAGCAGGAACACCAATTCATTGGGCCTATTTCTGTCACGGATTGCATGAGCTATTGTTGCAAGAAGACTGGTACTGCAATAGTGGGCTATATGTACGAGGCCGGATTCCGCATCTTACTGAACGTCTAAAAGAATGCCTTTCGGAAAGCGTCTAATCGTACAGTATGCCTTTCAAATACAGGCGCAAAGACTTATCATCTTGTTGCTCCATAAATCATGCTAATAGGAGCAGCCCTAGTGCTCATAGGAACGGAATGATGTCTGCCTATCAAAATTTAAAGCCTACCCAAGTCGAAACCTTGGTCTAGTTATCCGAGGATACTGGACTCGGCCAGCCAGTCAGGCCGAGACATTCACTTATTTGATAAAGTAACCAATCTTCGTAGCCCCCTTATCAAACTACCAACTGA
The window above is part of the Aspergillus luchuensis IFO 4308 DNA, chromosome 8, nearly complete sequence genome. Proteins encoded here:
- a CDS encoding uncharacterized protein (COG:S;~EggNog:ENOG410Q1F3;~InterPro:IPR027417), whose product is MATSFQPNVHYTFGSPLSAGSIFGRRQASNILEQESYSNSSFQSGSSRHVSRRVSSSGNTALADVVNTLTRRSSDAMIASKINDADYETLLNWIRAERMGKLPPEGSSYDKALVWAVLFVGRLHSFDSAIGHFAGDSHTAAQLAYVYCANLLELGEQNASALQDLFGFFYRCSTGLGNLLDRTELFDVSKDIKDQLILALADLVTLVAGVASHFNRALQNSQTVEIDIYHQFSESLSSFHSRCETVSDLMWRHQLVREGMNGDKVTEIKTIRSWLEPEDPALTNITENTAQFAQEREESTCLWVSQYLTRFLKSNQQVLSFVGKPGSGKSILSTVINDHLQHPVGGVTYKPIFAPINGRVAANTTPRAIAKTILSQLFGKRIGNVRLYQILADAYERSQRTVDEDAYDNILWNALGNSLNASLKNAKELVLVVDGVDEASCGETPLLRKLQEAVQNAGNVKLIVFGSQKPSQFPSQTTVNVTPELVFDDIAAVARKILQQSHAFNYMSEDDQELNVTRIAEASQGSFLWAKLAAKRVRDEHPTNANSLTRSIQSIANAGYSVTDMVSQSLHSKLNDDGKKILTWLATAVRPLSKSELTSLVSIELNKASYTEREIDIQHTLKPVASLVFIQNNMVFLRHGQIRSAILDIFAREKFLPAIKNRNSDLTQRLLLYTKQAVNESHDPSLSPLDEKVAQTYLDKHPLLDFALRYWVNHASLAYGCTTDKEIATAGNELRSVIPTSPTVPLLEMTVWEGKSTPALKSLHETQTRLYRQILTTNHPTTLQAILCQALFYRRIHDSLPAQVSQIFYDAAVISKDVLSESHLITMQMTKFYLETTADQVVESKTDVMIKRVQMLELLVECYKIHYGATSTIVTSTLTQLSQHYISIKEEYKAKEIETWLQTTTEKHHTQNHSTTRQVDGSLLVHIRGREGTDDQGKTLTWEHIETDELISWTVDVESLFSRAEKAVAAGHWREAESLYVELWQHTSKEYRVNRSSEWELRM
- a CDS encoding uncharacterized protein (COG:Q;~EggNog:ENOG410PS4W;~InterPro:IPR036291,IPR002347;~PFAM:PF08659,PF00106,PF13561;~go_process: GO:0055114 - oxidation-reduction process [Evidence IEA]), whose product is MFVISFPFSVLPAVDTRISILPRQSIKMTRTWVVVGASRGIGLEFVRQLASSGERVIAAVRSLSSAEQLFGLLSQYTRNGAPLITVEECDVTKPDSIDDFSHNVEKAVRDGGLRLTNVILNAGINQYPNRATEISFQSFTHHLQTNTIGPVIVAQRMLSIDPTTPLEKIIFISSDSGSASQFRSHEDGFAVYAATKAALNQSLRHMAAEISRKGGRTCVLALHPGEVETDMANVELDWVVEGVIQPRESVEGMLRVVEERGEGDNGTFWCWDGRSHPW